In candidate division KSB1 bacterium, the following proteins share a genomic window:
- a CDS encoding MFS transporter codes for MRWLFEFRRGNPGTVWAWATYDFANSAFATTILAVIFSAYYAGVVAGGDTGVELFGRRVPGATLFSWFVSAAMVITAVLSPLLGALADISGLKRRLLGLHAGLGILATLLLFTVHEGNWLWGGLLFLFGQIGFAGGNVFYNAMLHDLADPADFGKVSGIGWAWGYLGGGLLLAINLVMLQQPQLLGLPEHSLTVHHCFVSVAVWWAVFSIPVLRIPVSATPLVRRRLRETLPAAIRDLRQVIRQLRELPQFTRFFFAYLFYNDGVETVIVMASIFGSQELHMSTPELIAFFLMIQGVALVGSLIFGYLADKFGSKRTVILSLAGWLVVVLWAWQLGVFGDALTEYWLVGAIAATVMGGSQAASRSLQAELIPANRSAEFFSFFGISGRFASAVGPLIFGAAVYLTGSLRAGVFSLIVFFVIGLVILWPLRPELGRRQAAAFQV; via the coding sequence TTGCGCTGGCTCTTTGAATTTCGTCGCGGCAATCCCGGCACCGTCTGGGCGTGGGCGACCTACGATTTCGCCAATTCCGCGTTTGCGACGACAATCCTCGCGGTGATCTTCAGTGCATACTATGCGGGTGTGGTCGCGGGCGGTGATACCGGTGTCGAGTTGTTCGGTCGCCGCGTGCCGGGCGCGACGCTGTTCTCCTGGTTTGTTTCCGCCGCGATGGTGATCACGGCCGTACTCTCGCCGCTGTTGGGCGCGTTGGCGGACATCAGTGGTTTGAAGCGACGCTTGCTTGGACTGCACGCGGGCTTGGGAATCCTCGCCACGCTGTTGCTCTTTACGGTTCACGAGGGCAACTGGTTGTGGGGCGGTTTGCTCTTTCTGTTCGGGCAGATCGGATTTGCCGGGGGCAATGTGTTTTACAACGCGATGCTCCACGACCTCGCCGATCCGGCCGACTTCGGCAAGGTCTCGGGCATCGGCTGGGCCTGGGGCTATCTCGGCGGCGGGCTGTTGCTGGCCATCAATCTGGTGATGCTCCAGCAGCCGCAGCTACTCGGGCTTCCGGAACACTCGTTGACGGTGCATCACTGTTTTGTGAGCGTGGCCGTGTGGTGGGCGGTGTTTTCGATTCCGGTATTGCGGATTCCGGTTTCCGCTACTCCGCTCGTGCGGCGGCGCTTGCGGGAAACGCTCCCCGCCGCGATTCGCGACCTGCGGCAGGTCATCCGCCAGTTGCGCGAGCTGCCCCAATTCACGCGGTTCTTTTTCGCGTACTTGTTTTACAATGACGGTGTAGAAACCGTGATCGTGATGGCGTCAATCTTCGGCAGTCAGGAGCTGCACATGTCAACGCCGGAGTTGATCGCGTTCTTCTTGATGATTCAGGGCGTGGCGCTGGTGGGTTCGCTCATCTTCGGCTATCTGGCGGACAAATTCGGCAGCAAGCGCACGGTAATTCTGAGTCTCGCGGGATGGTTAGTGGTCGTGTTGTGGGCGTGGCAGCTCGGAGTTTTCGGGGACGCGCTGACGGAATACTGGCTGGTGGGTGCGATTGCCGCGACGGTCATGGGTGGCTCGCAAGCGGCCTCGCGATCACTGCAAGCGGAGTTGATTCCGGCCAACCGTTCGGCGGAGTTTTTCAGTTTTTTCGGCATCTCCGGTCGGTTCGCGAGCGCAGTCGGTCCATTGATCTTCGGCGCGGCCGTATACTTAACGGGGAGTCTGCGGGCGGGCGTGTTTTCACTGATCGTCTTTTTCGTGATCGGGCTGGTTATTCTCTGGCCGTTGCGGCCGGAACTGGGTCGGCGACAGGCGGCGGCGTTTCAGGTCTGA
- a CDS encoding T9SS type A sorting domain-containing protein, translating into MLKSHSRRWSWVLFVAAVCGGISSAEATPAWTYEQIRAEQAARPAHEAIPRSPLDRRGGRLPLDDLAYFYHYDLLCQFLDGMQFTGAGNNNGGMIEGESGGDQNIIETDNTQEAIRVWSQYALWTGDTARFHENIQRAQGYCGRFPAWHEGDGGAPYYSAHNIGWGFEAVRKYRAAYGDTSWNWYADSCAAWMTGHQLNWNTELVNGYAEALGLGGMYYHAEYRGRQDWLTHCITRGRTLRSWLQTSPVRMRSESWALSGGTAMWGLSETLFRAYPDSGAIWLAEYGDELQVWESNGQWNHSFNAWYANAQHRCFELTGDSTYWNNAVYIGDSLIGLDTDADGGIYPGRTGYSPANDHSWVSAYMGWMGMERVINQQPRTDLAITGLLSPSQTLPFLAGDPLPVSLRVVNSGRQALTGTVTAVAPNFNDFATVNLATGADTVLDFAQLWIVPDDDALLPLTSIHFALTAVGDSVPANDTLTAWIDIRHGIRLSGLISDPIDPGADVTGHARVFHESYPDSVWTEFDVPANGPYATGDRRLLSGVNRMELSPPLRYRVESLQAELNPQPPDQQANYSLVRADILLVDDDDGLAYETYFNQAFSDLGYISRCWDRRGGLISSLVGLPIVAWFTGNDSLTTLQPWDESVIVEYLNSGGSVLLTGQNITDDLGPGSTFLATAMGCSTRNNDTDNRNVSGIAGSGIGDDVTLYLVGNQGANNQTSPASVYPIAGALPFLQYQGDDHQVAGVAFHPESGGSSIFLGFGFEAISGINSSTTRAELMGRMLDWFETNGVEAPVPRAIATELWLAPNYPNPFNPSTTISFVAPANGRVVTLDVFNTLGQRVAELYRGHGNGQRVTLQWNAGRAAHEVASGTYWVRLMSDRRAVSRTIQLIR; encoded by the coding sequence ATGCTGAAATCCCACTCCCGACGGTGGTCATGGGTGCTGTTTGTCGCGGCGGTTTGCGGGGGGATCAGCTCCGCCGAGGCGACTCCGGCCTGGACCTACGAACAGATTCGCGCGGAGCAGGCGGCTCGTCCCGCGCACGAGGCGATTCCGCGCTCGCCGCTTGACCGTCGGGGCGGTCGCCTGCCGCTCGACGACCTCGCCTACTTCTACCACTACGATCTGCTCTGTCAGTTCCTCGACGGGATGCAGTTCACCGGAGCCGGGAACAACAACGGCGGCATGATCGAGGGCGAGAGCGGCGGCGATCAGAATATCATCGAAACGGACAATACTCAGGAAGCGATCCGGGTCTGGTCACAGTACGCGTTGTGGACCGGCGACACGGCCCGCTTTCATGAGAACATTCAGCGCGCGCAGGGCTATTGCGGGCGCTTTCCGGCGTGGCATGAGGGTGACGGCGGCGCGCCATATTATTCGGCACATAATATCGGTTGGGGTTTCGAGGCCGTCCGCAAGTATCGCGCGGCCTACGGCGATACCAGTTGGAATTGGTATGCGGATAGTTGCGCAGCCTGGATGACTGGTCACCAGTTGAATTGGAACACGGAGTTGGTGAACGGTTATGCCGAGGCGCTGGGACTGGGCGGGATGTACTATCACGCCGAGTATCGCGGCCGGCAGGACTGGCTCACGCACTGCATCACTCGCGGTCGCACCCTGCGCAGCTGGCTGCAGACGTCTCCGGTGCGCATGCGTTCCGAATCCTGGGCGCTGAGCGGCGGAACGGCGATGTGGGGACTCAGCGAAACGCTGTTTCGCGCTTATCCCGATAGCGGCGCGATCTGGCTGGCGGAGTACGGCGACGAGTTGCAGGTCTGGGAGTCCAACGGGCAGTGGAATCACTCCTTTAATGCGTGGTATGCCAACGCGCAGCATCGCTGTTTTGAGCTGACAGGCGATTCTACGTATTGGAATAATGCCGTTTACATCGGCGACTCGCTGATTGGACTGGACACCGATGCTGACGGCGGGATCTATCCGGGCCGCACCGGTTACTCACCCGCGAACGATCATTCGTGGGTGAGCGCGTATATGGGATGGATGGGTATGGAGCGCGTGATCAATCAGCAGCCGCGCACGGATCTCGCGATCACCGGGCTGCTCTCCCCGTCGCAGACTCTGCCCTTCCTGGCCGGCGACCCGCTCCCGGTGTCACTGCGAGTTGTGAACTCGGGCCGTCAGGCGCTCACAGGAACGGTCACGGCGGTCGCCCCGAATTTCAACGATTTCGCCACCGTGAATCTGGCGACGGGTGCGGACACGGTATTGGATTTCGCGCAACTATGGATCGTGCCTGACGACGACGCACTGCTTCCGTTGACGTCGATCCACTTTGCCCTGACAGCCGTAGGGGACAGCGTTCCGGCGAACGACACACTGACGGCGTGGATCGATATTCGGCACGGCATACGGCTGAGTGGTCTGATTTCTGACCCGATCGACCCGGGCGCCGACGTGACCGGGCATGCACGGGTCTTTCACGAATCCTATCCGGACTCGGTTTGGACCGAGTTTGATGTTCCCGCCAACGGTCCGTACGCGACGGGCGATCGGCGGCTGTTGTCGGGGGTCAACCGGATGGAGCTAAGTCCGCCGCTACGATACCGCGTCGAGTCGCTACAGGCGGAATTGAATCCGCAACCCCCCGACCAGCAGGCGAACTACTCACTGGTGAGAGCAGATATATTGCTGGTGGATGACGATGACGGGCTCGCCTACGAGACCTATTTCAATCAAGCATTCTCCGATCTCGGTTACATCTCGCGCTGCTGGGACCGACGCGGCGGCTTGATCTCCTCATTGGTCGGGTTGCCGATCGTGGCCTGGTTCACCGGAAACGACAGTCTGACCACACTTCAGCCGTGGGACGAGTCGGTGATTGTGGAATATCTGAACTCCGGCGGCAGCGTGCTTCTGACCGGGCAGAATATCACGGACGACCTCGGTCCGGGATCGACATTTCTCGCGACGGCCATGGGCTGCTCGACGCGGAACAACGACACGGATAATCGTAACGTGTCCGGCATTGCCGGCAGTGGCATCGGTGACGATGTGACTCTGTATCTGGTCGGTAATCAGGGAGCGAACAATCAAACGAGTCCGGCTTCGGTCTATCCGATTGCCGGCGCCTTGCCATTCTTGCAATATCAGGGCGATGATCATCAGGTAGCCGGGGTGGCGTTTCATCCCGAATCCGGCGGGTCCTCGATCTTCCTTGGGTTTGGCTTCGAGGCGATTTCGGGGATCAATAGCTCGACCACACGAGCCGAGCTGATGGGCCGCATGCTTGATTGGTTCGAGACGAATGGAGTCGAGGCTCCCGTCCCGCGCGCAATCGCCACGGAACTTTGGCTTGCACCGAATTATCCGAATCCCTTCAACCCTTCGACGACAATCTCCTTTGTCGCCCCGGCCAACGGTCGCGTGGTCACGCTGGATGTATTCAACACACTGGGTCAGCGTGTGGCGGAATTGTACCGGGGCCACGGCAACGGCCAACGCGTCACGCTGCAGTGGAATGCCGGGCGCGCCGCGCACGAGGTGGCCAGCGGCACTTACTGGGTGCGACTGATGTCGGACCGCCGCGCGGTGTCGCGGACCATTCAACTCATTCGGTAG
- a CDS encoding NAD(P)-dependent oxidoreductase has translation MRVLITGGAGFLGLHVAHCFARNGWEVICTDIAEFEAHEFPAGTVYVKHDVRDRPGLEKILKERRVDAIVHGAAALPLWKPKDIFDINVEGTRNVLEAARTCGVKRVVFVSSTAVYGIPDHHPLFETDQVQGVGPYGESKILAEAVCGSYRDRLCVCVIRPKTFIGTHRLGVFQILYDWVESGKRIPMIGNGRNRYQLLEVDDLADALYLGATVDAQVANDTFNVGAKEFMTVREDMGAMCDFAGNGARPWGTPAGPVKLALKTFEALGLSPLYKWVYGTADQDSFVSIEKAEQKLGWKPQYSNAQALIRSYQWYLAHKGEIPAGSGITHRIAWNQGILKFFKRFM, from the coding sequence GTGAGGGTACTGATCACCGGAGGCGCCGGATTTCTGGGCCTCCATGTCGCACATTGCTTCGCCCGGAACGGGTGGGAGGTCATCTGTACGGATATCGCCGAGTTCGAGGCGCACGAGTTCCCGGCGGGAACGGTGTACGTCAAGCACGATGTGCGGGACCGGCCCGGCCTGGAGAAGATTCTGAAAGAACGGAGGGTTGACGCGATTGTCCACGGCGCGGCGGCACTTCCGTTATGGAAGCCCAAGGACATCTTTGACATCAATGTGGAAGGCACTCGCAACGTACTTGAGGCGGCCCGGACCTGCGGCGTGAAGCGGGTCGTGTTCGTGTCATCGACGGCGGTGTATGGAATTCCCGATCACCACCCGCTGTTCGAGACCGATCAAGTGCAAGGGGTCGGGCCGTACGGGGAGAGCAAGATTCTGGCCGAAGCGGTCTGCGGAAGTTACCGCGACCGGCTCTGCGTGTGTGTGATCCGACCCAAGACCTTCATTGGCACCCATCGGCTTGGCGTGTTCCAGATTCTCTATGATTGGGTCGAGAGCGGCAAGCGCATTCCGATGATCGGCAATGGCCGGAACCGCTATCAGCTGCTGGAAGTGGACGACCTGGCCGACGCCCTGTATCTGGGCGCTACCGTGGATGCACAGGTGGCGAACGACACGTTCAATGTCGGCGCGAAGGAGTTCATGACGGTTCGCGAAGACATGGGGGCCATGTGCGATTTTGCAGGGAACGGTGCGCGGCCCTGGGGCACTCCGGCCGGACCCGTGAAGCTGGCGCTCAAGACGTTTGAGGCGCTGGGTCTCTCTCCCCTGTACAAGTGGGTGTATGGCACCGCCGATCAGGACAGCTTTGTCTCGATTGAAAAGGCCGAACAGAAATTGGGCTGGAAACCACAGTACTCGAACGCTCAGGCGTTGATTCGGAGCTACCAGTGGTATCTCGCTCACAAGGGCGAGATTCCGGCCGGTTCGGGGATTACCCACCGGATCGCCTGGAATCAAGGCATCCTGAAGTTCTTCAAGCGATTCATGTAG
- a CDS encoding amidophosphoribosyltransferase codes for MLYIHRFGTEPEDPIEQHDKPREQCGIAGIFGHPNAAELTYLALYALQHRGQESAGIVATDGSGLYDVRGMGLVADVFNDHSKFATLRGNRAIGHVRYSTAGGSNAANIQPLVVQTKNGPLAIAHNGNLVNALVVRRELEDDGAIFQTESDTELFVHLIARSREATLTGRVAEAVRRVTGAFSIVLLSRDEMVVARDPHGFRPLCLGRKGDAVIAVSETCALDLLDADYERDIRPGEIVTYSARGTETMQYSDTKLHMCVFELIYFARPDSRVFGDSVDRRRRKLGKILAEEAPCDADIVISVPDSSNTSAIGYSRRSGIKFEIGLIRNHYIGRTFINPSPFMRSFNARIKYNPVVGVLKDRRVVLVEDSIVRGTTLKKLVGVIRRAGAKEVHVRVASPPVKWPCFYGMDFPTRKELIAAWAKPEQIKEYIGADSLRYLSEAGMLHSTHDDPDRYCAACFTGKYPVPLTEAQYATLGTEADKDWARMQLDRVLRSVE; via the coding sequence ATGCTGTATATTCATAGGTTTGGAACGGAACCGGAGGACCCCATCGAACAACACGACAAACCCCGTGAGCAGTGCGGCATTGCCGGCATCTTCGGCCATCCGAACGCTGCCGAGCTGACCTACCTTGCGCTGTACGCGCTCCAGCACCGCGGCCAGGAATCGGCGGGTATCGTGGCAACTGACGGCAGCGGGCTCTATGACGTCCGCGGGATGGGCCTGGTTGCCGACGTGTTCAACGATCACAGTAAGTTCGCGACGCTGCGCGGCAACCGGGCCATCGGCCACGTGCGCTATTCCACGGCGGGCGGCTCCAATGCGGCGAATATCCAGCCGCTGGTGGTGCAGACCAAAAACGGCCCGCTGGCGATCGCCCACAACGGCAATCTGGTCAACGCATTGGTTGTCCGTCGCGAGCTCGAAGATGACGGGGCGATTTTCCAGACCGAGTCCGATACCGAGCTGTTCGTTCATCTGATTGCGCGCAGCCGCGAAGCTACGCTGACCGGGCGAGTCGCTGAAGCCGTGAGGCGGGTGACGGGCGCGTTCTCGATTGTCCTGCTGTCGCGCGATGAGATGGTGGTCGCCCGCGACCCGCACGGATTCCGACCGCTTTGCCTGGGGCGGAAGGGCGACGCGGTGATCGCCGTGTCCGAGACCTGTGCGTTGGACCTGCTCGACGCGGATTATGAGCGCGATATCCGGCCCGGCGAAATCGTGACCTACAGCGCGCGCGGGACCGAAACGATGCAGTACTCCGACACGAAACTGCATATGTGCGTGTTCGAATTGATCTACTTCGCGCGACCGGACAGCCGGGTCTTCGGAGATTCCGTGGATCGCCGCCGCCGCAAACTGGGCAAGATCCTCGCGGAAGAGGCGCCGTGTGACGCGGACATTGTGATCAGTGTGCCGGACTCATCCAATACCTCCGCAATCGGCTACTCCCGTCGCAGCGGAATCAAGTTCGAAATCGGTCTGATCCGCAACCATTACATTGGACGTACATTCATCAATCCGTCACCGTTCATGCGCTCGTTTAATGCGCGGATCAAGTACAATCCCGTCGTCGGAGTTCTGAAAGACCGCCGCGTGGTGCTGGTGGAGGATTCGATTGTGCGCGGGACCACGCTCAAAAAGCTCGTCGGCGTGATTCGCCGGGCCGGGGCGAAGGAAGTGCATGTGCGAGTGGCGTCGCCGCCGGTAAAGTGGCCGTGCTTCTACGGCATGGACTTCCCCACGCGGAAGGAGTTGATCGCGGCCTGGGCCAAGCCGGAACAGATCAAAGAGTACATTGGGGCCGATTCGCTGCGCTACCTGTCCGAAGCGGGGATGTTGCATTCCACGCATGATGATCCCGATCGCTACTGCGCGGCCTGTTTCACGGGCAAATACCCGGTACCGTTGACCGAAGCCCAGTACGCCACGTTGGGCACCGAAGCCGATAAGGACTGGGCGCGAATGCAGCTCGACCGCGTGCTGCGAAGTGTTGAATGA
- a CDS encoding CDP-alcohol phosphatidyltransferase family protein — protein MNPEADRPLQRSPLPMGRQATKHARRILTSPNVLSVGRLLLLIPLFMFLRRGREGDGNFWAMVIMGIALLSDMLDGLIARVFRQESEWGRVLDPLADKIWLDSLALFLALPWRENPLPWAFLALMIARDGVIVVGAFYIYRQTAEVVKSNMFGKVAMVAEAVTLISYTVDWESTTVTWLRPELFMWITICLMFLSSFSYAAKFRAALAATPR, from the coding sequence ATGAACCCGGAAGCCGACAGACCGCTCCAGCGCTCGCCGCTGCCGATGGGACGGCAGGCGACGAAGCACGCGCGCAGAATCCTGACCTCGCCGAATGTGCTGAGCGTGGGGCGGCTGTTGCTGTTGATTCCCCTCTTCATGTTCCTGCGGCGCGGACGCGAGGGCGATGGCAATTTCTGGGCGATGGTGATCATGGGCATCGCACTGCTCAGCGACATGCTGGACGGCCTGATCGCGCGCGTGTTCCGGCAGGAGTCGGAGTGGGGGAGAGTGCTCGACCCGCTGGCGGATAAGATCTGGCTGGACAGTCTCGCACTGTTTCTGGCGTTGCCGTGGCGGGAGAATCCGCTGCCTTGGGCGTTTCTCGCTCTGATGATCGCCCGCGACGGCGTCATTGTGGTGGGCGCTTTCTACATCTACCGGCAGACCGCGGAGGTCGTGAAGTCCAACATGTTCGGCAAGGTGGCGATGGTCGCCGAAGCCGTGACGCTGATTTCCTATACCGTGGACTGGGAATCGACCACGGTGACATGGCTGCGGCCCGAGCTGTTCATGTGGATTACCATTTGCCTGATGTTTCTTTCGAGCTTCTCGTATGCGGCCAAGTTCCGGGCCGCACTGGCCGCCACCCCGCGCTGA